The genomic region AAGAGAAGTCCTCTGTCAGAAATAAGCTtgactcagcaaaaaaaaaaggggggggggagagacaacaGTTTCCAGGATCCACCACTCTTTGAAGGCATGGACATGCTGGGTGGTGCACAGGAGGAAGACACAGTCAGTTTTCacagggggggggcagagaaatgTCAGCAGAGACCAGCTGTTTGGCAGTGACAGCAAAAGCCCTGAGGTACCTCTTGACCAGCAGAGCAGGGAGCAGTCAACCATATCAGGCTGGTCATCAGGGCAATGAGGGCTGAGAGAGATGGCATATCCTCAAGACAGCAGAACTGGGGTGCGGGTGGCGCCTAAGGCATTATCTGCCTTGAGTTCAATGCTTTTTGAAAGTGAGCTTTTCTTCCTGTTTctccacagcattgtggtgcatttgtgcatcTCTGGGGGTTTCCCTgtcttttctccaatctttctcaaacctgctttgctccaatgttttgggaaagatctcactaactgctgtgtggctgctgtgtgggtaggAAAATACAGATTTTCTGGTTCacatcatggcagccattttccctaacCTTATACCTTATGGTGTCAGGCAGGGCTAGGCAACTAGCAGGGAGACTTACTGAGGGGGGTGGGCTCACCAgcaatgtaatgatgtcactgctgatgcactgacatcactgcCTGTGTGCCCAGAActgacatcagcatgttgctgGGGGATGCCAGGGATGTTCTAGTATTTGACAGAACTCTTATAGTTTAACCCCAGAGTTTTCCCCAAATGGTAGATCATCCctggtgatgtgctgatgtcatttctgggtgcacagggagtgatgtcaatGCATCAGATCACATGTCCAATCCCTCAAGTTTCTCactcatttttctcctgccagtgaGCTGAATAGTGGTAGGAAGCACCCACTGGCAGCAAGGGGTCCCCACCCTGCTCCAGGTTTTAACCTCTTTTGTACTGCTGTCTACCAAATGTAGTTTTGGGCAGACACTCCCGAAGCATTGCAATTAACATTTTGGTGTTTTCTTCTCCAGATTGATATTTGTTCATCAAGTTACACTACCTAAGATGTTAACTACAGCACCTATAACAATCTCAAACCAGAACACCGTGTCAAGAGAAAACATATTTGAAGGCGGAATGACCCAAAACATGCAATTTTCTGGAATTAGTGTAAATCTTAAGCTCTTCTCCTTCCTTAAGGGAGAGAAGGAATACTGGTTTTGCAATCTATTACCTTAACACTGTACATATAACTAGGCATGTAAACTATATGCCTAGCAAAAACTGCATATACTCCTCTTAAACCACAGGGATTATTAGTGCAATTTCAATTTATCTAAATTGCAGATTTGTGGCTAAGTGAAAcccatttaattttaaaaaacctaggAGCGATGGCACAATTCTGAGGTTTTAAACAGATGTCCTAATTAGAAATGTGAAGGCTTGGAGAGAAgtgagtttttatttttttcccctcaaagTCTTTCCCCAGTTTTTTAGGTGAAAAAATGGAAAACGATGAATACTGGAAAATAGTCCTCTAAAATGTTTTCGCTTTTAGAAcatgtgaaatgctttttaagacaagggtTTACTCAATCAGAAAATAGTTTGAAGATTTTAAAGTAAGACAGTCTACAGCATCTGAAAATAATTCGCATGTACACTGCATGCTTTCAAGTATATATTGTtaaaatgtgaataattttgTCTATACTGGATATGCTATGTGTCTGGCAATAACACATTACTGAACAATTCAAAGTTTTCAAAGTTATGAAGTGTTAGTCCTATTATGACTCTTTAATGCTTTCTATCCAAACATCACTTTATTTTCTTTACCATAAAACttgttttctattttcaatttttatttcacATATGGCAAAAACTAGGAAAAACTGGTTGCAGAGGCTGTAGTAATTTGCCACTCTCTTTCATTTGGTGCATTTGCAGTAAATTGAGACATTTACATTTATAAATATTTCTAAATATTATATTAATACAGTTTAGGCTAAACACACTTAGACTTGGTAAGAAAGAAAGAGTTGGCTATAAATCAATTATTCTAAAATTTCCATCCCCAACCGCCCCCGCAAAGGGATTTCCCCCATAGCTtcaaaatctctagaaatttttaCTTCTCTAGCTCTGATCACATATAAATGGGGTGAGGAATGTTTGAAGAGAAAGGGATATATGAGTGGACCACCACCCCAGGTACCGAATGTACTTCCAATACTGGAGCTCACTCaatcaaaaaggaaaaaattAGGTAGAGAAGCTGCGGGGGGCTACGGGGAAACAAATCACACACAAAATAGTCCATACTCCCACTTTtaagctccttccctctctcccacaCCTGTTTCTATTTGGTTTGGACAAAGCTGTCTAAACTTCTGACTTCACATTAACTTGGCATTCAGCCCCATTGATAATTTCACTGTGAGGAGTAGAAGTCAATACAACTTAAATGTggttaactttggctggattacACCCAAAGTCACTTCTAgcaaaaatggctgctactgatGTTGAATACAAAGCATCAGCAGTTAAAATACATCAGATGTATGTATTTCAGACATGCTTGTAAGGGTTTCTGAATactctaaaataaaatgaatgaatgcaaaaTTCAGCAGGGGGTCATTCAGGCAGAAAACGAAAAAGACAGGGTGTAGAAGTAGTATTTAAGTAGCTTCATTCTACAGCCCTCCTTCCACTGGCAAATACCTGTTTAGATAGGAGAGCTAGAACAAAAACTGCATATATACAGTAAATATATCCTTTCTGCCAGTGGGGCATCCTATAAATAGTACGCTGTAAGATGAGCAGAAATTCAGCTGGAAAAGCTGCTTTGATGGGGAAAAATAGCACCCATTTTAACTTTTGTACATCATGTAGCTGAGAAGGATAAACACAAAAGTAAACATAAAAGTAAGAGAGATCCCCAAAGAATGTTCAGGAACACAGAGCTAAATGTTGGAGTTGCCAGAGCTGTAGTATGCATACACAATATGCATGTAGTATGCATGTAGGGATGCATACACAGTGTGGGCATGCTCGTTTACACACACAACCACAACAAACATATATTTTCTTTGTAGGAGGATGCACAGTTTGGGAACAAATCTCTTCTTCCTCCCAGTGACTCATGGCCATTTCATCCAATGAGTACATACTTTAACACACTCTTGAGGACAAGGCCAGCAGAACTTCCAAACCAAACATTAAGGCCAAGAATTTCTGGGATTTACAGTAGCAAAAGAACATGGTGCAATAGTTAGTGTTGAACTATTGCAGTGAGACTACTGGACTGGACTGATGCTACTGGACCACAATCTACTGGACTGATGCTACTGGACCacaatctttctcttctactgcagaccaacagggctacccacctgaatctatCTTAAAGATTAGGGAGATTTTcacggtataagctttcgagagtcaaagctcccagaTACCTCACAAagggaacttgattctcgaaagctcataccctagaaatctagttgatctggATTCGAATTTTGCGTGcagaaaccagaaaaaaaacggcCCTGGCGACATGCGATTTGGAGCGAGCGGCCCGCTGGACAAAAGCTCGGCGCTCCACCCCACTGAGGAGGAAAGTTCCCCGAGAGGCGTTCGGCCCCAAGACATTTGGCGGCCGGGGAAGCGCCACACATGGGACTGAGGCTACAGCAGTTAGACACCGCCGCGCATGGCCACCGCAGTCAGGGAAAGCGGGCGGCCCGAGTAGCGCCCCAGACGACCCCTCCTCAGTAAAAGACCGgaagggaggggagcaggcaagCCGTCAAAAAAACCAGGAGCCTTGGGGCACAAATAAAGCTCCCGGAAGGGCTCGCTAGAAGCAGCACGTGGTAGTATTGGAAGTGCTGTGCCAGACTCCTGGTTATGACCGCACTAAGGCTGCCATCTAAGAACGCTTACCCGGGAGTAAGCCccgttgaataaaatgggacttacttctgagtaaacatgtctGAGGTTGCACGTTCAGGCCCGGAAGGGAATGTTAAATGTTTCCCAAGCCCCTCAACAAAGATGGCTCCCCGGTAATCTTCCCAACTTGCCTCAACAAATGACAAACTGCCGGCGTTCCTACTTAAAAAGACGCACTTCCGCCAGGCAAGACAGTGAAAATTGTATTTTCGGGTCCTTCCACGCGGTCCTTAGCGGACAGACGGTTCTTCTGATCCAAGAACGCTGGTAGCGAAAAATTGATCGAGCGCCCAAGCCCACCAATGGGATCTGAGGGGCGTCAAAGCCACGCCCCCGGCTGCTCCAGCAAATGTGATTCGCTCGTAGGCGTCGGTGTGGCGAAAGAGATAGGTATAACCTTGTGGGTGCGCCTCTGCAGAATGCGAAATGCTGGCAAACGTGACGTCACATATGCCGAGCGGATCGTTCGGACTCTGCCACTTAAGACTGGGGTACACACCAAGACCCCAGCCTTGAACGTTAACAAAAATCATACAACTTGCATGGCTCTGCTTCCTCCATCCTTTCTTTTTTTGGCTATGCACTCTTTCTATTTGCAAATATATGTATTTAATATAGATCTTCTCTGCAATATTTAGTAGTGCAATCTATTCTAACCAAAGGAGGTCGGTTGTAATAAACTTCTTGTGACGGAAATGCCACATTTCTCCTGGCCTTACTCAATTTCATGATAGAGGAAAGTATTCCAGTTTCTGGTGTGGTCCAATCCACTTCCCTAATTCAGACTCTAACTGGATCATTTATCTGTGCATGAAGCCTTGCAGATGAGCAGCACCAGCGGTCCTCAATCCACATATGTACAGTGAGATTTATGCCATAGCAATTGGTCTAAGGACTAGGATACTGTACTGTGAACTGAGTGATTACATTTATGAAAATCCACTAAGCAAGAATATTATAACCTATAATGTGCTAATTTTATCCCTACCTGCTCATGGGTTCTTGTTGAGGATGAGGGGGGAAATCATTCTTACAAATTTAAAATTTCTGAAGTTTATTCAGAGTTCCAGTTATCTGAGGGGACTGAAACAACAGCAAACAGAATGGAGTGGTTAATGTTAGGACAAGGGCCTTagaagacctggattcaaattcccCACTCATCCACAGAGCTCCCCGATAAGCTTACGCCATTCTCACTCAAAAGTCTTGAAACATCCCTGTGAGAGAAGAAACTAGTGTGTACTCTCAGCATTCTGTAGCAGTCTGAACTTCTTACAAGAAAGGCAGCAAGACGCAAAACTATGGCATACTAGGCCATAGTTACATTATCACAAACTATGTCATTTGCTTCTGAGAAGATAGGAGCTAGCTGAACTGGTTCAGGTCAGTTTATTGAGTAAAGTCCCAGCCATGCAGTAACTCTTTCAAAGTAGCTCTTGCTGATTCAGAAACCCAGGTATTCACACAAAGGCAAAGTATAGCTCATTTTActaaaggcaacacagaaattaTGCTGTGTATACATCAAGTTCCTTTTCTGCCCTTTCCCTTCATCCCTAAGAAACATAAAAGCCAAAGTTCTCCTCTCTTGTTTCCCAGTGAATTTTCCACTGACTGAAAATAGATGACAACAGTTGAATGTGCACAAGGCTTAGGGATACATATTCTTCAAAGAGTGCTTAGTAGTGTCGCTTCTTCCTTCCAAATGCTGAAAGGTATGAAATCAATATGGTAGAGATTCATTCAGCAGATGAAATGGTTTGTATAAGCCCCCAAATCCTGCAtgcaatactttaaaaaaaataaagtaataaGATAATAGGCACAACTTTCTTCTACTGTTCTCCAAGAAATATCGTAGTAATTGCCATTATGCAGAGCTATCTGGtctgtttctttgttttccttacTGTCAGAAATACACAAAATCCAGAACCAAGTCATAAACATTTAATAGTTTATCTGCCCCATTAAAGAAGGCAAGAGGAACAGAGGTAGGTTACAACCTACACTTATATAGCAAAACCCTGAACGATCAGGTAATGTACTCTTCCACATATGCAAGCCAAAACATAGATCACGCTGCCTGCAAAAGATCCCACTTGAAGTACAAAAGTGAAGTGGGTGTTTCATCCAGATGCTTGTTGCATTTTTGACTCATGATATTGTCTCATCCGTTCCTCCAATTCTGGACGGAAATGACGAATCAATCCCTGTATGAAGGAACAAGCACAAGGAGTAACAAGGACATCTACCTACAGGACTCCTTCTCTCCCCTTGCCCATGTTCACTTCTAGGCCTCCCACTGCAAAGTTATAAGGTACTCAAGATTCTTCAGCTTATTCTTCTTAAGCTAAGCAAGAAGAGGAAGCCCAGGACATTACCTGTACAGGCCAAGCAGCCCCATCTCCCAGGGCACAGATGGTATGGCCCTCAatctgcttgctaatttcccatAGTGCATCAATCTCTGCCACTTGTGCGTTGCCTCTCACAAACCGCCACATCACCTTGTTCATCCAGTCCACACCTGTAAGGAGTTAAGTCAAAGAGCCAAATGCAAGTCCAGAATTTATGAAATAACTGGCAGTACCTGGGGAGAGGGTGAAGGGAAGACATAGGACATACACTAAAACATAGCAATGTAGAATATAGAAAGGTGCATCAAATGGACTTTGGATACAGAGTTTGGAGGTCTCTTGCTGAGCGCACCCCAGGCAAGTTACAACTCCCCAATTTATATAGTGCCTTATTTCATTAAATATTACATTTTTATAAATTAGAGCAGTAACATTAAACATCTTTTGTCCATAGTGCTTTAAAATTGTTTTCCTATTAGACAATTTGACATATGTTTATAGGATACTCTGGCAGCATTTTTTCTCTATCCTGGGTAAAACttggaattgttttaatattactTTCATGGATACATTCAGGCCAATACAACAGCATAATGCAGTGGACTTGGGAATCATGGCGAGGGAAGAGATTCTACTACCTTAAGAAATCCAACTGTTGGGCTAGTGAAGCTCCATCaccttttttaaaattgcagcagAAGCCACCCATATTTTCAGGTATTTTTCTGCAATCCCAAAGACTGAAAAGAGTTCTGGTTTAAAGTTCTAAGTTCAACTACAACAATAGAGGCCTAAGACTGCCCAGTTACTTAAGTGAGGTAGCGGCACATACATGTTCTACACCAAGCTCTGTCCAAGCTCATGGTTGACATGCTGCATGTGGCCTGAAatatcagaaagaaaaagaaactgttCTGAAAGGAGACATCACATGCTGCAGGAACTGATTACTCTTTGGACTGGAtcttgtgtgaaagcagcctctcTTTATAACTTACCTCTCCCCAATCTTTCTGCTGGGTATATAAATCAGGTCTGATGCATTTATATTTAGGCACtgaatgaagtgagctctgactcatgaaagcttatgctggaataaattttgctagTAAGTGCCAGTGGATTCCTGTTTTATACCAACATGAAAATTCATGTTAAGTAGAGTTATTATGTACGACAGAAAGCTTATCCAGCGGAAACACAAGAAACTGAGATTTAAATTCCTTCTCAACTGTGAAGGAATATTTCTGCAGTAGCATTAGGCCTTCACACTCACCTTCCCGGCATGGAGTACATTGCCCACAGCTCTCATGCTTGTAGAATTCAATGAGGCGGGCGATGGCTCGAACTATATCTGTCTGAGGAAGGAAGAGATGGTAAAGAACCCTGGAAGAGGAGCAAAGAGGAGGAAGGGTCAAGGGACTATCCTTACCGATTTGTCCATGACAATGAGAGCTGCTGTGCCAAGTCCAGTCTGTGCTTGTATCAGTCCATCAAAGTCCATTGGCACCGTCTCACACACAGACTTAGGGATGAGAGGAGTGGATGAACCTCCAGGAATCACAGCAAGCAGGTTATCCCAGCCACCTCTCACACCCCCTGTTAAAAAGATAGGGGACAGACAATTGGGCCTGGCTCAGTGGGTTAATTGTTGCAGAACACAACAGAAAAAGGACTGAAGACTTCTTCCTTGTGGTGAGTAATAACCACAACTCTTACCGGCATGTCTCTCAATCAGGTCACGCAATGGTATTGACATCTCCTCTTCCACCGTGCAAGGGGTGTTTACATGGCCTGAGATATTGAAGAGCTTGGTTCCAGAGTTGCGCTCACGCCCAAAGCTAGCAAACCAGGCTCCTCCTCGACGGCATATGGTGGGGGCCACAGCAACAGTCTCCACATTTGCCACTGTGGTTGGACAACCAAAAACCcctagagacagaaagaaaatCAAAAGCTAGCTTTAACTACCCTGTTTTGCTAGCCACTAGATAAACATattgggaaagggaagagaagaaGGATGTTTTACAACAGTTAATACTGGTAATTTGGGATGAAACTTAAGATAGCAGAAGCAACAACTGTGATattaaaaggaattttttttaaccagatgggaggTCATGTTTCTGTCTCTGCTAGAGGTACTGATTTAGGTCTGAGCTTTCCCAGATGTGATGTGCCAAGAATAAAGACAGCAAAGCTCCCAAAAGAACCATATCAGTATGCTTTCGCTAACTAAGATGGGAAGTTGGGGGCAAGATTCGGAACAGGGAAAGAAGCCAAACCCACACAGCTTATAACAAAAGGAACATTTAAGAGGGCATACCCACGTCAGCTGGGAAAGGTGGTTTGAGGCGTGGCTTGCCCTGCTTGCCCTCAAGTGATTCAATAAGTGCCGTCTCCTCTCCGCAAATATAGGCACCAGCCCCTCTTGTCACAAAGACATCAAAGTCATAGCCAGAGCCACAAGCGTTCTTGCCCAACAGTCCTGCCTCATAGGCCTCCTTGATCGCCACCTAAGGAGACAGCCAAGAATGCAGCTGAGACCTAGCCTTAACATTCCACTTACTGGCTTCCCAACCACAGAAAAGTACAAGGAGTCACTTAAGACAATAAGCAATGTCACAAGGCAAGAGGTGAATCAACTCACTTCCTCTATTAACTCTCACAAGGTATGAccttaaggcaggggtgggcaattgttttggctcgggggccactttgtgggagcggaggttagcggagggccacaccttttaaaatgattgcattcaatagttaactttgcatttcagaaaaggtataaattgtatcataaaaatcaataaatataaattaaataaaatagtggtaggaATAAGGTTTCCATCCTCTCATGCAATCTCAATTATAAAACCCAGAGTGAGTCATTGGAATCCCTCTTTCCCTGTGAAGCTTTCTAGGGGCCAGTGCTTcgaatccctcccctcccttgttGTTTCTCACTCAGGCTGGACTCCTGGAGGCTTTGGTGCATGGACACAAAACAAGTTTGCTCAGTGACCTGTAGGGTGAGGGGAAAAACCTTTGCCAGCTCTGCAAATGACCCAGCACTGATCCTTGCTGTTACTGTGTACTCAGCGACCTTCCCAATTTCCACTATGCAGCCTGATATTTTTGGACACACAAATTGGAGAGAAGTAAAAACAAACGCATCCCCGACCGCCTAAACGCAGCGACTCTTAATTTCCCAACAGGTGGCTCCGTGCAAAGCACCGTGAACAATGGGGGCTGGAACAGCGTTGCTGGGCTTGGCTGGCCTCGTCTGCAAAGGCATTTTCCACATTAGGAAGAGGCTCTCGCCCTGTGCACAATCCTCAAAGCACTGCCACACTtgttttattaaaattatttcaaGCCCTGCATTCCCACCGTCTCTGCGCGTCTTTCAATAAACCAGACCTGCCGAGCCGCCCAATTCTTCCCGAGGGCTCAATGGCCAGGGGGAGATACCTCATCCGCGCGCCTCTTTCCGGCTCTGGTGGCGGCTAAACCCAGCTTTTTGCTTTTGGGTGGTGCCGGGCGGCTGCTTAACCCAGGCAAGGGCTGCGCTGAAGCCAGTTGCTTCTCATTGGCCATGTGGCCAGCAGAGAGaaccggggagggaggggggaggaggcggCGATGGCGGCGGCGAagctgccagcagcagcagcctggcacaGGGGCAAGTGCACACACAGGCTCACGCACACACAGAGGCACGCAGAGCCAGCAAGGTAGAGGCTGCTCCAGTATTTTTATTGTTGTGTGCGAGCCGAGGAGGGCTGGCTGGGGACGGCGAGGCAAGAAAGTGAAGGCGGCTGAGTGAGGGACGCTGGGCGAGCATGCCGCAGGAGAGGTGGCCCCAGGGCGGCAGAGCCAGGGAGCGATGGGCGACGCGCTGAgagtgcagcagcaaaaaaaagggACATGTTCCCAGGAAACAGGAGCCACAGGAGCCGCTGATGCCGAGGTTGtgtactgtcttggcgggccgcaaaaaactctgtagcgggccgcatgcggcccgcgggccgccatttgcccacccctgccttaaggTCATTCATGTTTGTACAATGAAGAGAGTAGCAACTCACCTGCAAATTTGAGGCCTCATTATAGAACTCTCCACGAATGTAGATGTAGGCTGCTCGTGCTCCCATAGCTCGTCCTGCCACAAGGCAGCCCTCTATCAGCTTGTGGGGATCATGGCGCATGATCTCCCTGTCCTTACAGGTTCCTGGCTCCCCCTCATCTGCATTCACCACTAAATATTTGGGTCTGAAATACAAGAATAATTATACCACTCCACACTGTGTAGATTACCAAGCTAATAGTCCATTCAGCTCAGAATCCTATCCTCAGACAATGGCCACAGAGTATTAACTTCCAAAAATTAGGTCTTAGAAAACAGTTAGCAATAGGATGTGTATCTGAGCATCCTTTAATTATTTAAATTTCTATTATCCAACACAGAATCACAACCACAGAACCTGATACTATCAAGCTTGCTCTCTCCTCTATTTTTGACAAGTGAAGATGAAGGAGGACACAGGAGGCTTTCAATTACAACTA from Eublepharis macularius isolate TG4126 chromosome 2, MPM_Emac_v1.0, whole genome shotgun sequence harbors:
- the NDUFV1 gene encoding NADH dehydrogenase [ubiquinone] flavoprotein 1, mitochondrial; this translates as MLAVRPLLVRGACAQARFFSAAAPESAPPKKTQFGPLKDEDRIFTNLYGRHEWRLKGALSRGDWYKTKEILLKGVDWILNEIKTSGLRGRGGAGFPTGLKWSFMNKPPDGRPKYLVVNADEGEPGTCKDREIMRHDPHKLIEGCLVAGRAMGARAAYIYIRGEFYNEASNLQVAIKEAYEAGLLGKNACGSGYDFDVFVTRGAGAYICGEETALIESLEGKQGKPRLKPPFPADVGVFGCPTTVANVETVAVAPTICRRGGAWFASFGRERNSGTKLFNISGHVNTPCTVEEEMSIPLRDLIERHAGGVRGGWDNLLAVIPGGSSTPLIPKSVCETVPMDFDGLIQAQTGLGTAALIVMDKSTDIVRAIARLIEFYKHESCGQCTPCREGVDWMNKVMWRFVRGNAQVAEIDALWEISKQIEGHTICALGDGAAWPVQGLIRHFRPELEERMRQYHESKMQQASG